Proteins co-encoded in one Grus americana isolate bGruAme1 chromosome 12, bGruAme1.mat, whole genome shotgun sequence genomic window:
- the F8 gene encoding coagulation factor VIII isoform X4, which produces MLVGALHGLLLLCLVEESISKVRRYYIGAVETTWDYMHSDLLSVLQAPAGVSGHPGPQPSMSGIPPRYRKAVFVEYPDALFTQPKPKPAWMGLLGPTIRAEVYDTVVIMFKNLASRPYNLHAIGVSYWKASEGAGYEDETSQPEKEGDRVDPGKTHTYIWEIQQNQGPTDGDSACLTHSYSSNTDSVKDINSGLIGALLVCRPGTLVSDGNEDAQQEFVMLFAVFDEGKSWYSEPGSLAAPQPLPHNKTELHTINGYINGSLPGLTLCLKKQVHWHVIGLGTGPEVHSIFFEAHTFLVRGHRLSSLEISPATYLTAQTMPARAGWFRMFCQILSHQQAGMEAIVKVEECLEERLMKMGKLSDKPEDMDYPEEDEETYHVIHVRSFAKDKPVTWTHYIAAEEMDWDYAPVKPVFLDRNITRLFLEAGPQRIGSKYKKVMFVEYEDATFKKRKESDQLDKGILGPVIKGEVGDQFKIVFRNLASRPYNIYPHGLTSVRPYHTMKPSQDKDVKDIPVAPGQSFTYSWRVTTEDGPTQADPRCLTRFYYSSIDPVRDTASGLIGPLLICFKKSMDKRGNQIMSDKTRLVLFSIFDENRSWYLEENIRRFCTDATHVDTRDPQFYASNMMHTINGFVFDNLQPKLCLHEVVYWYVLSVGAQTDFLSIFFSGNTFKRNMVFEDMLTLFPFSGETVFMSLEKPGIWTLGCLNPDFRDRGMRAKFTVLQCQHEQYPDGEDYVDFDEEDGTFDFQPRGFSKRKRWHGTCVNKQLNNITSSRNETGKPRLCLTEPSHGALLSDGWISDPPSNGTTTLLGTSPHPPDISMPSLPETNYEPVSYESLLDDEEELSKIISQEEGFGALTPGEHLASVSGSVHDTVSSEGQQWLHQSPPAPEDALAGKKMTKISEVQEPVKRMMVQSGGTLEILEAEPQKTTIHATSLWDSIAYAASKPTLQENRISFNQNDLEHNLGLQDVSSQDAEDKLVREADKISLNLYKSKETISTEPALSTDHNSSSTLDNPSASSDETEDNRISHAVVHSQTRESNYSSNELDTKLEKRPHKVVLQGFYESFEGKNVSFSDLGPSKPVQEKFLTDETNFLPGKSGTEQEASELAKGTRLLETTVAHTNDLESSRYIMMEERDELILEAVFQGATSTKELPEMDSLAIPESSVMANDTRQFPDAFLNSPEQFLRHRAPAWSMSGPDWRPRQAMSLERRGLMHGQGLPNTSWPGSSEPLSVGNIAEQDLASQTPETAVNKKAPKVCGPHSPFCSARFKKRSLISSDTLPEVMVAQQSLEEKSNIVEGRLHLDGDAPQALIGDSADEMHPEGRPGIDGGVWISSDGAQRKRRSFPTWGALGSKVAMAASRSETQAAAVPADLASNWDPVSLGAAGHARGLQSPALAKLQLGRGVVWGAPSKKTEGRSQMEEETNSVDQLSQFSPQPQQLKTNATEDYVPESTPEQSPEEIPMKPASKENYSLSPSSPPRNHRTTKKTAKYVQASPAGWQMLSGEDVLRETGKREGQGLGEPKEDGESNSTARKRNHAPGHRERLALNNGTHSIPSRPKADKLDYDEYGDTEQTMEDFDIYGEEEHDPRSFQGEVRQYFIAAVEVMWEYSNQRPQHFLKATSGRRKPFRQYRKVVFREYMDDSFTQPLLRGELDEHLGILGPYIRAEVEDVIMVTFKNLALRPFSFHSTLQAYEETQGTTPGREVVQPGELRKYSWKVLPQMAPTTQEFDCKAWAYFSNVDLEKDLHSGLIGPLIICRRGVLSFVFRRQLAVQEFSLLFTIFDETKSWYFLENMERNCRPPCRIQQDNPDFKRNHSFHAINGYVSDTLPGLVMAQQQRVRWHLLNMGSIEDIHSIHFHGQLFSIRTSQEYRMGVYNLYPGVFATVEMWPSHAGIWRVECKVGEHQQAGMSALFLVYNLNCRNALGLASGHIADSQITASGQYGQWAPYLARLDNTGSINAWSTDRNGWIQVDLLHLMIIHGIKTQGARQKFSSLYISQFVVFYSLDGQSWRKYKGNATSTQMLFFANVDATGVKENHFNPPIIARYIRINPTHYSIRTTLRMELIGCDLNSCSMPLGMENRRIPDQRISASSYSTNVFSSWSPSQARLNLQGRTNAWRPKSNSPSEWLQVDFEVTKKVTAIITQGAKAVFTHMFVKEFAVSSSQNGMHWSPVLQDGKEKIFKANQDHTSTVINTLERPLFARYVRIHPHQWHNHIALRIEFLGCDTQQEY; this is translated from the exons ATGCTGGTGGGAGCCCTGcatggcctcctgctcctctgcctggtCGAGGAGAGCATCAGCAAAGTTAGAAGATACTACATCGGTGCAGTGGAAACCACCTGGGACTACATGCACAGCGACCTGCTCTCCGTGCTGCAAGCACCTGCAGG tGTGTCGGGGCACCCAGGCCCACAGCCCTCCATGTCTGGCATCCCTCCCCGGTACAGGAAGGCTGTGTTTGTGGAGTACCCTGATGCCTTGTTCACGCAGCCCAAGCCCAAGCCAGCATGGATGG GTCTCCTGGGCCCCACTATCCGAGCAGAAGTCTATGACACAGTAGTCATCATGTTTAAAAACCTGGCTTCACGTCCATACAACCTCCATGCCATTGGGGTGTCCTACTGGAAGGCATCAGAGG GTGCAGGGTATGAGGATGAGACCAGCCAGCCAGAGAAGGAGGGTGACAGGGTGGATCCAGGGAAGACACACACGTACATCTGGGAAATTCAGCAAAACCAGGGCCCGACAGATGGTGACTCAGCATGCCTGACCCACTCCTACTCCTCTAACACCGACAGCGTGAAGGACATCAACTCCGGTTTGATTGGAGCCCTGCTTGTGTGCCGACCTG GGACCCTGGTGAGCGATGGGAACGAGGATGCACAGCAAGAGTTTGTGATGCTCTTCGCAGTGTTTGATGAAG GGAAAAGCTGGTACTCTGAGCCTGGCTCCCTTGCAGCTCCTCAACCCCTGCCTCACAACAAGACTGAGCTGCACACCATCAATGGCTACATCAATGGCTCACTGCCTG GTCTCACACTGTGCCTCAAGAAGCAGGTCCACTGGCATGTGATCGGGTTGGGCACTGGGCCAGAAGTCCATTCCATCTTCTTTGAAGCCCACACATTCCTGGTGAGAGGCCACCGTCTCAGCAGCCTAGAAATCTCCCCTGCCACATATCTCACAGCCCAGACCATGCCAGCAAGAGCTGGCTGGTTTCGGATGTTCTGCCAGATACTGTCCCATCAGCAAG CTGGCATGGAGGCCATTGTGAAGGTGGAGGAGTGTCTGGAGGAGCGCCTGATGAAGATGGGGAAGCTGTCAGACAAGCCAGAGGACATGGATTATCCTGAAGAAGATGAGGAAACTTATCATGTGATTCACGTGCGCTCTTTTGCCAAAGACAAGCCTGTGACGTGGACTCACTATATCGCGGCTGAGGAAATGGACTGGGACTATGCCCCTGTGAAGCCAGTGTTTCTGGACAG AAACATCACGCGCCTGTTCCTGGAGGCTGGCCCTCAGCGGATTGGTTCAAAGTATAAGAAAGTGATGTTTGTGGAGTATGAGGATGCAACCTTCAAGAAGCGCAAGGAGTCTGATCAACTGGACAAGGGAATTCTGGGACCTGTCATtaagggagaggttggagaTCAGTTTAAG ATCGTGTTCAGGAACCTGGCAAGCCGACCATACAACATCTACCCTCATGGCCTCACCAGTGTAAGGCCATACCACACCATGAAGCCCTCCCAAG ATAAGGACGTGAAGGACATTCCTGTTGCCCCTGGCCAGTCATTCACCTACAGCTGGAGAGTCACCACTGAGGATGGGCCAACACAGGCAGATCCTCGCTGCCTCACCCGTTTCTACTACAGCTCCATTGACCCAGTCCGAGACACGGCCTCAGGCCTGATTGGGCCCCTCCTGATCTGCTTTAAGAAGTCCATGGATAAGAGGGGAAATCAG ATAATGTCAGACAAAACCAGGTTGGTGCTGTTTTCGATCTTTGATGAGAACCGCAGCTGGTACCTGGAGGAGAACATCAGGCGGTTTTGCACTGACGCAACCCATGTGGATACGCGGGACCCCCAGTTTTATGCCTCCAACATGATGCACA CTATTAACGGTTTTGTGTTTGACAACCTCCAACCAAAACTCTGCCTGCATGAAGTTGTATACTGGTATGTCCTGAGTGTTGGGGCCCAAACAGATTTCCTTTCCATCTTCTTCTCTGGAAACACATTCAAGCGCAACATGGTCTTTGAGGACATGCTTAcccttttcccattttctggAGAAACAGTCTTCATGAGTTTGGAAAAGCCAG GCATCTGGACACTGGGGTGCCTGAATCCTGATTTCAGAGACCGAGGGATGCGTGCCAAGTTCACAGTTTTGCAGTGCCAGCATGAGCAATATCCTGATGGGGAAGATTATGTGGATTTCGATGAGGAGGATGGCACCTTTGACTTCCAACCCAGGGGCTTCTCTAAAAGAAAGAGATGGCACGGGACATGTGTGAATAAGCAACTGAACAACATCACCTCTTCCAGAAATGAGACAGGGAAGCCAAGATTGTGCTTGACAGAACCCAGCCATGGGGCCCTCCTGAGTGATGGCTGGATTTCTGATCCCCCTTCCAATGGCACAACAACACTTTTAGGAACAAGCCCACATCCACCTGATATTTCCATGCCTTCTCTGCCAGAGACAAACTATGAGCCAGTGTCCTATGAATCATTACTGGATGATGAAGAAGAATTGTCAAAAATCATCAGCCAGGAAGAAGGGTTTGGAGCTCTCACACCTGGAGAACACTTGGCAAGTGTCAGTGGAAGTGTCCATGATACTGTGAGCTCAGAAGGTCAGCAATGGCTGCACCAATCCCCACCAGCTCCAGAAGATGCTCTGGCAGGaaagaagatgacaaaaatctcagaGGTGCAGGAACCAGTAAAAAGGATGATGGTCCAGTCTGGTGGTACATTAGAGATCCTGGAAGCAGAGCCTCAAAAGACAACTATTCATGCAACAAGCTTGTGGGACTCAATTGCTTATGCTGCTAGCAAACCTACTCTTCAAGAGAACAGGATCTCATTTAATCAGAATGACCTGGAGCACAATCTGGGACTTCAAGACGTGTCTTCACAGGATGCTGAGGACAAGTTGGTAAGAGAAGCTGATAAAATATCCTTAAATCTATACAAGTCAAAGGAGACAATCAGTACAGAACCGGCTTTAAGCACTGATCATAACTCTTCCTCCACACTGGACAATCCTTCTGCATCTTCAGATGAGACAGAAGACAACAGGATTTCTCATGCTGTGGTTCACAGTCAGACCAGAGAAAGCAATTATTCATCAAATGAGCTAGATactaaactggaaaaaagacCTCACAAAGTGGTTTTGCAAGGCTTTTATGAATCTTTTGAAGGGAAGAATGTTTCTTTCTCAGACCTGGGACCCAGCAAACCCGTACAAGAAAAATTCCTCACAGATGAGACTAACTTCTTGCCTGGAAAAAGTGGCACAGAACAAGAAGCCAGTGAACTTGCCAAAGGCACACGCCTTCTAGAAACTACCGTTGCACATACCAATGACCTTGAGTCTTCCAGATATATAATGATGGAAGAGAGGGATGAATTAATCTTGGAGGCAGTGTTTCAGGGTGCTACATCCACTAAGGAATTGCCAGAGATGGACAGTCTTGCCATTCCTGAATCAAGCGTCATGGCCAATGACACAAGGCAGTTCCCAGATGCTTTCTTAAACAGCCCTGAGCAGTTTCTGAGACACAGAGCTCCAGCCTGGAGCATGAGTGGCCCTGACTGGAGGCCTCGACAAGCCATGTCACTGGAGAGAAGAGGCTTGATGCATGGTCAGGGTCTTCCCAACACCAGTTGGCCTGGCAGCAGTGAGCCCCTCTCTGTGGGTAACATAGCAGAGCAGGATCTGGCCAGCCAGACCCCTGAGACAGCAGTAAATAAGAAAGCCCCAAAGGTGTGTGGACCTCATTCCCCTTTTTGCAGTGCTCGCTTCAAAAAGAGGTCCCTGATATCAAGCGACACTTTGCCTGAGGTGATGGTAGCCCAGCAAAGcctggaagaaaaatcaaacatcGTTGAGGGAAGACTACACCTGGACGGGGATGCTCCACAGGCTCTAATAGGAGATAGtgctgatgagatgcatcctgAGGGGAGGCCAGGCATAGATGGGGGTGTATGGATCAGCAGTGACGGGGCCCAGCGCAAAAGACGCTCCTTCCCCACatggggagcactgggaagcAAGGTGGCAATGGCAGCAAGCAGGTCAGAAAcgcaggctgctgctgtgcctgcagaCCTGGCCTCAAACTGGGACCCAGTCTCTCTGGGGGCAGCAGGACATGCTCGGGGCTTGCAGAGCCCAGCTCTGGCTAAGCTGCAGCTAGGCAGAGGTGTTGTGTGGGGGGCTCCCAGCAAGAAAACTGAGGGGAGAAGCCAGATGGAAGAGGAGACAAACTCTGTGGATCAGCTGAGTCAGTTCAGTCCTCAGCCTCAGCAGCTCAAGACAAATGCCACAGAGGACTACGTGCCCGAGAGCACACCTGAGCAAAGCCCAGAAGAAATCCCTATGAAACCAGCCTCCAAAGAGAACTATTCCCTCTCTCCAAGCAGCCCCCCTCGCAACCACCGCACTACCAAAAAAACAGCCAAGTACGTGCAAGCTAGTCCAGCTGGATGGCAGATGCTCAGTGGGGAAGATGTCCTCAGAGAAACTGGGAAGAGAGAGGGCCAGGGCCTAGGAGAGCCCAAGGAGGATGGGGAAAGCAACAGCACAGCTAGGAAGAGGAACCATGCCCCAGGACATAGGGAGAGACTGGCTCTGAACAATGGGACCCATTCCATCCCCTCAAGGCCAAAGGCTGACAAGCTGGACTACGATGAGTATGGTGACACAGAGCAGACCATGGAGGATTTTGACATCTACGGGGAAGAGGAGCATGACCCACGCTCCTTCCAGGGGGAGGTACGGCAATACTTCATTGCAGCAGTGGAGGTGATGTGGGAATACAGCAACCAGAGACCCCAGCACTTCCTAAAAGCCAC GAGCGGCAGGAGGAAGCCTTTCCGGCAGTACCGCAAGGTGGTTTTCCGAGAATACATGGACGATTCCTTCACGCAGCCGCTGCTGCGGGGAGAGCTGGACGAGCACTTGGGCATCCTTGGGCCATACATCAGGGCAGAAGTTGAAGATGTCATCATG GTTACATTCAAGAACCTGGCCTTGCGGCCCTTCTCCTTCCATTCCACGCTGCAAGCTTATGAGGAGACGCAGGGCACAACACCGGGTAGAGAGGTAGTGCAGCCCGGTGAGCTCCGGAAGTACTCCTGGAAAGTCCTGCCCCAGATGGCACCCACCACACAGGAGTTTGACTGCAAAGCCTGGGCTTACTTCTCCAACGTGGACCTG GAAAAGGACCTGCACTCAGGCCTCATTGGGCCACTGATCATCTGCCGCCGTGGGGTGCTGAGCTTTGTTTTCAGGCGGCAGCTGGCTGTACAGGAGTTCTCCCTGCTCTTCACTATCTTTGATGAGACCAAAAGCTGGTACTTCCTGGAGAACATGGAGAGGAACTGCCGCCCTCCCTGCCGCATCCAGCAAGACAACCCTGACTTTAAGAGAAACCATTCCTTCCATG CCATCAATGGCTACGTGAGTGACACACTGCCTGGGCTGGTGATGGCTCAGCAACAACGGGTCCGATGGCACCTCCTGAACATGGGCAGCATTGAGGATATTCACTCCATCCACTTTCACGGGCAGCTGTTCAGCATCAGGACTAGCCAGGAGTATCGCATGGGAGTCTACAACCTTTATCCTG GTGTTTTTGCAACGGTGGAGATGTGGCCCTCACATGCCGGGATCTGGCGGGTAGAGTGCAAAGTGGGAGAGCACCAGCAAGCTGGCATGAGTGCTCTCTTCCTCGTGTACAATCTGA ACTGCCGAAACGCCCTTGGCCTGGCCTCAGGCCACATTGCAGACTCTCAGATTACAGCATCGGGGCAGTATG GGCAGTGGGCTCCTTACCTGGCCAGGCTGGATAACACCGGCTCCATCAATGCTTGGAGCACCGACCGCAATGGCTGGATCCAG GTGGACCTTTTACATCTCATGATTATTCATGGCATAAAAACCCAAGGGGCCCGACAAAAGTTCTCCAGCCTTTACATCTCCCAGTTTGTTGTCTTCTACAGCCTTGATGGGCAATCGTGGCGGAAATATAAGGGGAATGCCACCAGCACCCAGATG TTGTTCTTTGCAAATGTGGATGCAACcggagtgaaagaaaatcacttcAACCCTCCGATCATAGCCCGATACATCCGCATTAACCCCACTCACTACAGCATCCGGACCACACTGCGCATGGAGCTCATCGGCTGCGATCTGAACA GCTGCTCCATGCCTCTAGGAATGGAGAACAGAAGGATCCCTGACCAGCGCATCTCCGCGTCCTCCTACAGCACCAATGTTTTCTCCAGCTGGTCACCCTCCCAGGCCCGCCTGAACCTGCAGGGAAGGACCAACGCATGGAGGCCAAAG aGCAACAGCCCCAGCGAGTGGTTGCAGGTGGACTTCGAAGTAACCAAGAAGGTGACTGCAATCATAACCCAAGGCGCCAAAGCTGTCTTCACTCATATGTTTGTGAAGGAGTTTGCTGTCTCCAGCAGCCAGAATGGCATGCACTGGAGCCCAGTCCTGCAGGATGGCAAGGAGAAG aTTTTCAAGGCAAATCAAGACCACACCAGCACAGTGATAAATACGCTGGAGCGCCCCCTCTTTGCCCGCTATGTGAGGATACACCCCCACCAGTGGCACAACCACATTGCCCTGCGGATAGAGTTCCTTGGCTGCGATACTCAGCAGGAGTACTGA